The following nucleotide sequence is from Nomascus leucogenys isolate Asia chromosome 13, Asia_NLE_v1, whole genome shotgun sequence.
TTTGGACCGAGGTGCTCCCAAAACATGTACAGCCCAGTAGGTGCGTTTGGAATTCTGGGTTCTGAAATGAAGTGTTCCCCCACTAGGATTCCCTAGGACCAGATGAGGGCACACCTGTTAGGCAGGAACATGGAGACCAACGAGGCAAGAGGGTTGGCCACAATGCTGAGGGTGGCGGCCAGGTGGTAGGCAACTGGCCCATAGGACAGGCAGGAGTAGGTCTGCACAGAGGGCAGCACGCCGTTGGTGAGCGCGTTGACGAAGGCCACCAGGGTATAGATGAAGGCCAAGTGGGCCGGGCAGCAGGGGGCTGCTTTCTCCTCTAGATGCCCCTGGCCCTGGCTGCTGTCCACCGTGCCTGCAGGGCCCAAGTCATTCTCTTCCCGTGGCCGGATGGAGTGGAGGGTGACCTGGTCGTTGAGGAGGTCTTCCACGGAAGCCTCCCAGCACCTGGGTTGACGCTGGAGGACAAAGAACGCCACGAGGCAGCAGGCCATCATGATGGATAGCAGGAGGAAGAAGACTAGGGGTGAGAAGTGGGCGGGGAGGTAGCGGCTCTCCAGGTGGGACAGGGGTGCTTCCATTCCGGGGAGGGCAGACACCAAAGCTCTGGGAACTCCCTGCAAGGGACAAGACAGGTCAGTCAGATCCCTAGTCAGGGGAGGGGATCAGACTGCAGAACAATAATCATGACAGTGATAATACAGAATACAGATCACCTGTTATTATTAAtagataattaataaataaacataactAATAAGGTGGCAATAATGACTGCTCATACTGACTGCCCACGGAGCACAGGCACTGTGCATGGATAAGCCCCTGTGCCTCCTAACAGGCCTGTGCAGTGGGGACCATCATCCCCCATTTTAGAGGGAACTGATGTATCAGAATGCTTCGTCCCTTACCTGAGGGTCACAGGGAGAATGTGGCAAAGCCAGACTCCACCTGGTGCTTTCTGACTTGGAAGCTACACCTTTTATAACTCTGCTACCCCACAGCAGTGGCAACCACAAACATGTTCAGAGGAGGAGCTAGCTGGAGACTGAGCAGGGGAGCCCCCACCTAAGGGGAGAGCCCCCACCTAAGGGGAGAATCCCCTACCTAAGGAAGAACACTGCTCCACCCACCGTCTAGGAAACAAGGGCCCTCAGGACATGCCATcccaaaatatgactgtaggaggccagaatatgccaccccaaaattgACCTCTTggcatattatttatttctagctggttattttgaaaaattgcagGCTAAGGAGTAGCTCTGAAAAGTTGCTATTTTGTAAGGTAAGTTTACATCTAAAGGAAATTTTTATTAGTAAAGCTATCTTATCTGTACCAAGAAGAGGTATCTGAACCACAAAGAGAAAGGTGACGGCCTTTATCACCTGAGGAACTTTTATTTGCATAGCAGTGCAATGTTTATTCACCATAAGTTTCCTCCCTTCACCCTGCCATAATTTGTCTCCACCATCCTGCAGTAGCCCCAAGCCCCTATTCCCTTTTGTAGCTCAGGATGCTATATAAGCTGAAAGCATCTGGCCTTTTTTTGAGTCTCGTATTTTTGGGGGACTCCCATGCATATGTATGTAAGTAATTAAAATGAGTTTCCTGCTGTTGATCTGGCTTATGTCAGTTTAACTCATAGACCGACCAAAGAACCTAGAAGGATGGAGGGGAGCAGATTTTCCCTGCCCTACATTTGTGATCAAGCCAAGTGCTGAGATGGCTCTGGGTGATGCTGGGTACCTGTGCGATGTCAGTCTCCCCTGTGGGTACAGGGCTTGGTACGCTGTCTGATATCTCAGTGACATTGACGCAGGTAGTGAGACCCGAGCCCTGGGCAAGAGCCACCAGGGCAGGCAAGAGGCCGCTGAGTCCTTCACCCACAAAGAAGGTGGTGAGATAGTAGGTGGGCAGCCGGCTCATGAACGGCAGGAAGGTCACCGAAGAGGTGCAGTCCACCAGGGCCAGGAAGAAGGTGAGGACCAAGAAGGCGATGCTGTGATGGCCGTCCAGCACCCAGGAGGTCATATTCCAGAGGAAGGCAAAGATGATGCAGGTGATAGTTCCCACGCCCAGCAGGGTGAAGATGATGGGCACTTCGGAAAGACAGCTGGGCCGGAAGCGATGGAGCAGGGTGACCAGGAGGGGCCCAATGTTGGCCAGCTGGATGACCACCGTGAGGTAGGAGGGCAGGTACCAGCCCTCGGGCAGCTCCATCACCAGCAGCGGCAGCTCTACCCAGAGCCCATTGATGGTCACCCAGGAGCCCATCCCGAAGATGCAGACCAGCAGGTGCATCAGGAAGGCCATGGCGGTatctgccctgggccagaggctTCCCCAGATCAGCCTGCAGCAGGGCTAGCAGAGAAGGACACCAGGTGAGTAATTTCAACTTCACCACCTAGCAAGATGCTGGGACCTGGGGCCCAGGGTTTTCTCTTATTACTCCCCTTCCTGTGAAcaagctggcttttttttttctttgagacagaattttgctcttttagcccaggctggagtgcaatgggatgatctcggctcagtgaccttctgcctcctgggctcaagtgattctcctgcctcagtttcccaaatagctgggattacaggcacatgccaccatgccagctaattttgtatttttagtggaaacagggtttcaccatgttggtcaggctggtctcgaactcctggcctcaggtgatctgactgcctcggcctcccaaagtgctgagattacaggtgtgagccaccacgcctggcccaagcTGGCTTTTTATTAGCAGAAAATAAGGGAAGCCTTTCCTAACCATGATTCATGAAAGAAAAGTTCAATCCAACATACAAAAGCAAACAAAGCAGCTTCTGCAAAAGATACCAACAGCAAGgtcaaaagttaaatgaaaacatggggaaaatatttgccatATAAATCACAGACAAAGGGCTCATCATCTTCCTTgttaggcctctgagcccaagcctacatgtatacatccagatggcctgaagaaactgaagaatcacaaaagaagtaaaaatggccggttcctgccttaactgatgatattaccttgtgaaattccttctcctggctcagaagctcccccactgagcaccttgtgacccctgcccctgcccgccagagaacaaccccctttgactgtaattttccactacctacccaaatcctataaaactgccccacccctgtcttccttcactgactctctttttggactcagcccgcctgcacccaggtgaaataaacagccttgttgctcacacaaagcctgtttggtggtctcttcacacagacgtgcGTGACATTCCTAATAtataaagagtttttaaaaatcaagaacaaaGAGACCCCATATAGAAGAGGGCCAAGGATAGGAACAATTCAGAGAAAAAGGTACAAATAAGctttaaacacatgaaaatattatCACCTTCATTCACAATAGGAAAACTACTCCAAGTGCCATTTCTCACCATGAGATTGTCCCAAAGCCTGACAAAATGACTCATGTACAAAGTTATTATAGATTGTGATCTTGTTGGTAATAGCAAGTTATGGAAAATTTTCTCCTGGGTGGCTACCGACAGAGAGGGGGCTAATTAAAGGGACCTGCTGGAATACCACATACCTGTTTAAAGGAATCAGGAATAAGGAAAGCGGATCTTGGTGACTGATAAGGAAAGGTCTCCAGGCTATAATGATAATCTTGAAACAAAATCAAGGCAAGTAAATGGAACTAGGAAAAGGTGTACTGCCTTTTGGTCAtagaaaaggaggagaaacatGTTTTCTTTGCTTGTACTTGCACAAAGCAACCCTTGAAGGACACACAGGGACTGCAGTGATGTTGGTGATgcctctgtatatatatatatatattttttttttgagacagagtcttactctgtcaccaggctggagtgaagtggcacaatctcagctcactgcaacctctacctcctgggttcaagtgattctcctgcctcagcctcccaagtagctgggattacaggcgcccaccaccacgcccggctaattttttgtatttttagtagagacggggtttctccgtgttagccaggatggtctcaatctcctgatcttgtgatccaccctcctcagcctcccaaagtgctgggattacaggtgtgagccactgcacccggccctgccTCTGTATATCTTTTAATAAGAGTTTTGATTTGTGAACCATGTAAACATATTATCTGATGCAAATATATGGTTACCTGAAATAAGATTTCAATCtggctttttttcctcctgaaattATATCACTCTCTAGGTGGCCTTTGGAGACCACTTCCTCCAGCCCTCCAGAACCATTCTGCCATCTGTTTACCCCTTTGCCAGCTACCAGTGGCAGCCCACCTGTGCTGTTACTAACAGCTTTCTTCTATCTATCCTTAGTCTGAGCAGTAATATGGGAGATGCCAGGAGTGAGGCTCTGGAGCCAGCTGTTTGAGTTTgaccctggctctgctgcttacaATCTGGGTGACCATGGGCAAGTGGCtttgcctctctctgcctcatctcctcatctgtaagtAGGGGATAGTGATAGTATGAACTCCGTGGTTTGTAATGAGATATAAGGATGCTGGTGAGTTTATGCTGTTTCCAACAGTCCCAGCATACGGTAAGCACCACTAAGGGTTACTGATCATTATCGTGAAATGGCAGGTTTGGTGACATTgttatttttgtctaattcaCATGAGAATTAATACATgactatgaaaatttaaaaagggaaaagattCCCCCACTAGGTATCAACTGAACTCACCAGTGGTATATGCacctttttgtagagacacgtcAACTGGGCCAATCTCCACGTTTTGTAGATGGGAGACGAGGTCCGAAGGGGCAGAGGGGCTCTCCTGGGATCTGGACTGGGTCCTCTGCAGCAAGCGGCCTGTCCAGGATTCCTCAGTTCACACTGCAGTCTTTAACTCCATACTCCTTCCTTCTAGTACAAAGCAGGAGTGCCAGTTGTGGCCACGCCTCACCCAGGAAACTCCTGAATCCTGGCAGCTCCTCCCCACGGTTCCCACACACGGAATTCCCTCACAGGGCTGGGACTTCCTTCCTTATACCTTCACGGAGCGAACCCAATGCTCAGTTGCCTTTCTGGTCacctccttttcctctctgggAGGAGCCACTCCTGGGGTGTAACGCAGTCAGATCCCCTAGCAGTCCCACTCCGCCCCCTCCCTTCTGGGGGCCTTGGACTCCGTTCCCTCCCCCAGGAAGCTGACTTGACTAATAGCACAGGCGAGGCCCACTCCAGGCGTGCCAAGAGGACccaaggagggaggggaagctcCCAGACAGCAGTGGCACACCTTTGCCTGTGCTGTCCTCCCAGCCTGGAGCACCAGCCCCCTCTGCTGTCCACATCCAAGCTTTCTACAAGATCCCGTCCTCCAGGAGACCTCTGGCTGCCTCGCCTTCTCAGGTGTCTTCACCAGGGCCCATGACCCCTTCATTTCAGTTTGTTCTTGTGTGGGTGCATGCAGGCACATACCTTGAGACTGAAGctttttgagggcagggactgctTGGGAATCTGACATTTTGAAGGTGGAAGGGCCTTTCTCAGTGACTTAGCTTAGGATTTGTAAATTGTTAACTCACTGGCCACTGCCAGACAGCAGATATATTTGGTTTGCCCAGTGTGTTTAACAATTTGTTACTGTAATCAGCAATGGAGGGGATGGCAAGCAACCTTGAACATTTCTGGCTTCTCAGGAATATTTTGGAAGAAGCGGCcacacccacttcggcctctttCTCTGTTCTAGTCTCAGGCCGTCTTGGAGCTCTCCCCTGCGGTAGCATCTGGAACCagttgcctgggttcaaatcccggcTTCAACCCTTACAAGCTGAGGAAGTGACTTAACCTCCTGTGCTTCAGAGTCTTCTCTTGCAAAACAGGTAGGCTGTCAGTACCAACATCAGAATTGTTGCTAGGAACACGCAAAGTGCTAAAACTGTGCCTGCCACATAGTAAGGGCTCAATGAACCATCATTATAAGATTACTATTTCAGCAAACATATCAGTTGCATTCAAAAACATGTAGTTATCAgccacgcgcggtggctcacgtctgtaatcccagcactttgggaggctgaggcgggcggatcccttgaggtcaggagtttgagaccagcatggccaacatggagaaaccccgcctctactaaaaatacaaaaattagtcaagcgcggtggcacacacctgtaatcccaactactcgggaggctgaggccggagaatcgctccaacccgggaggtggaggttgcagtaagccgagattgtgccactgcactccagcctgggcaacagagtgagactccatcttaaaaaagaaaaaataaaaaaagagacccAGTTTTTGTTAGGCAAATGGCCACCCAACTaaaggactacatttcccagccttccttgtaGCTGCACATGGCCATGTCATCAAGCACAGGCCAATGGATTCAAATACGACTTTGAGTAGTCTCCTTAGCCCATTTcctgtatagaaaaaaaaagtgcagctcgtTGCCAGcgctcatttaattttatgtaaacatgctatttgaggctgaagcaaatctgactgattctgactgctgttttttttttttttttttttgaaacagagtcttactgtgtagcccaggctggactacagtggcttgatctcggctcacagcaacctccgcctcccgagtttaagcagttctcgtgcctcagtctccttagtagctgggattacagacgtgcaccaccatgtccggctaattttttgtatttcttagtagagacggggtttctccatgttgcccaggctggtctcgaactcctgggctccagtgatccccacgcctcagcctcccagagtgctgggattgcaggcgtgagccaccacgcccaaccctaaatctgactgattttcagtgtgaaaataacatataaaaactgtttttggagttatttctaacCAGAACTAACATCAGACTCATCTATTTCAGAAAAACtggattcatcaaatgaatctcTGGCCAACAACTGTTCGAGAACAATGTCAACATCACACGTAGGAATGCTAGGATTTGCTATTTTCAGCGATCGAGAATTACTTtgttttgtaaatggaaataccacgACTAAAACCAGAATGCTATAGagtgatgtcttttgtttccaaagtcaataTACTACAGcaaggcaaaaataataataaaagcgagGTATTTTGTGACAAAGTTATCTTGGGGTAAACGCTGTAGTCACAAGTGGGTATTCCTTCTGGCAAACAGGGAAAGAGTT
It contains:
- the SLC52A3 gene encoding solute carrier family 52, riboflavin transporter, member 3 — translated: MAFLMHLLVCIFGMGSWVTINGLWVELPLLVMELPEGWYLPSYLTVVIQLANIGPLLVTLLHRFRPSCLSEVPIIFTLLGVGTITCIIFAFLWNMTSWVLDGHHSIAFLVLTFFLALVDCTSSVTFLPFMSRLPTYYLTTFFVGEGLSGLLPALVALAQGSGLTTCVNVTEISDSVPSPVPTGETDIAQGVPRALVSALPGMEAPLSHLESRYLPAHFSPLVFFLLLSIMMACCLVAFFVLQRQPRCWEASVEDLLNDQVTLHSIRPREENDLGPAGTVDSSQGQGHLEEKAAPCCPAHLAFIYTLVAFVNALTNGVLPSVQTYSCLSYGPVAYHLAATLSIVANPLASLVSMFLPNRSLLFLGVLSVLGTCFGGYNMAMAVMSPCPLLQGHWGGEVLIVASWVLFSGCLSYVKVMLGVILRDLSRSALLWCGAAVQLGSLLGALLMFPLVNVLRLFSSADFCNLHCPA